The following are encoded in a window of Bos indicus x Bos taurus breed Angus x Brahman F1 hybrid chromosome 4, Bos_hybrid_MaternalHap_v2.0, whole genome shotgun sequence genomic DNA:
- the STEAP1 gene encoding metalloreductase STEAP1 isoform X1 has protein sequence MESRQDITNQEELWKMKPRRNLEEDDYLNKDSEEIGMLKRHVLLHLHQTTHFDEFDCPPELQQKQKLFPKWRLPIKIAAIVSSLTFLYTLVREIIHPFVTSHQQYFYKIPILVINKVLPMVSITLLALVYLPGVIAAVVQLHNGTKYKKFPRWLDRWMVTRKQFGLLSFFFAVLHAIYSLSYPMRRSYRYRLLNWAYQQVQQNNENAWIEHDVWRMEIYVSLGIVALAILALLAVTSIPSVSDSLTWREFHYIQSKLGIVSLLLGTIHALIFAWNKWVDIKQFIWHTPPTFMIAVFLPIVVLICKVILLLPCLRKKILKIRHGWEDVTKINKTEMSSQL, from the exons ATGGAGAGCAGACAAGACATCACAAACCAAGAAGAACTTTGGAAAATGAAGCCTAGGAGAAATCTAGAAGAAGATGATTATTtg aATAAAGACTCAGAAGAGATCGGCATGCTGAAAAGACATGTGCTTTTGCACTTGCACCAAACAACCCATTTTGATGAATTTGATTGCCCCCCAGAGCTTCAGCAAAAACAGAAACTCTTTCCAAAGTGGCGCTTGCCAATTAAAATCGCCGCTATTGTATCATCTCTGACTTTTCTCTACACTCTTGTGAGGGAAATAATTCACCCTTTTGTGACTTCCCATCaacagtatttttataaaattccaaTCCTGGTCATCAACAAAGTCTTGCCAATGGTTTCCATCACCCTCTTGGCACTGGTTTATTTGCCAGGTGTGATAGCAGCAGTTGTGCAGCTTCATAATGGAACTAAGTATAAGAAATTTCCGCGCTGGTTGGATAGGTGGATGGTAACAAGAAAGCAGTTTGGtcttctcagtttcttttttgcTGTACTACATGCAATTTACAGTTTATCCTATCCGATGAGGCGATCCTACAGATATAGGTTGCTGAACTGGGCATATCAACAG GTccaacaaaataatgaaaatgcctGGATTGAACATGATGTTTGGAGAATGGAAATTTATGTATCGCTGGGAATCGTGGCACTTGCAATACTAGCTCTGTTGGCTGTGACATCTATTCCATCTGTGAGTGATTCTCTGACATGGAGAGAATTTCACTATATTCAG agCAAGCTAGGAATTGTTTCCCTTCTGCTGGGTACAATACATGCATTGATTTTTGCCTGGAATAAATGGGTAGATATAAAACAATTTATATGGCATACACCTCCAACTTTTATGATAGCTGTTTTCCTTCCAATTGTTGTCCTGATATGCAAAGTCATACTACTCCTGCCGTGCTTGAGGAAGAAGATACTGAAGATTAGACATGGTTGGGAAGATGTCaccaaaattaataaaactgagaTGTCTTCTCAGTTGTAG
- the STEAP1 gene encoding metalloreductase STEAP1 isoform X2, which yields MLKRHVLLHLHQTTHFDEFDCPPELQQKQKLFPKWRLPIKIAAIVSSLTFLYTLVREIIHPFVTSHQQYFYKIPILVINKVLPMVSITLLALVYLPGVIAAVVQLHNGTKYKKFPRWLDRWMVTRKQFGLLSFFFAVLHAIYSLSYPMRRSYRYRLLNWAYQQVQQNNENAWIEHDVWRMEIYVSLGIVALAILALLAVTSIPSVSDSLTWREFHYIQSKLGIVSLLLGTIHALIFAWNKWVDIKQFIWHTPPTFMIAVFLPIVVLICKVILLLPCLRKKILKIRHGWEDVTKINKTEMSSQL from the exons ATGCTGAAAAGACATGTGCTTTTGCACTTGCACCAAACAACCCATTTTGATGAATTTGATTGCCCCCCAGAGCTTCAGCAAAAACAGAAACTCTTTCCAAAGTGGCGCTTGCCAATTAAAATCGCCGCTATTGTATCATCTCTGACTTTTCTCTACACTCTTGTGAGGGAAATAATTCACCCTTTTGTGACTTCCCATCaacagtatttttataaaattccaaTCCTGGTCATCAACAAAGTCTTGCCAATGGTTTCCATCACCCTCTTGGCACTGGTTTATTTGCCAGGTGTGATAGCAGCAGTTGTGCAGCTTCATAATGGAACTAAGTATAAGAAATTTCCGCGCTGGTTGGATAGGTGGATGGTAACAAGAAAGCAGTTTGGtcttctcagtttcttttttgcTGTACTACATGCAATTTACAGTTTATCCTATCCGATGAGGCGATCCTACAGATATAGGTTGCTGAACTGGGCATATCAACAG GTccaacaaaataatgaaaatgcctGGATTGAACATGATGTTTGGAGAATGGAAATTTATGTATCGCTGGGAATCGTGGCACTTGCAATACTAGCTCTGTTGGCTGTGACATCTATTCCATCTGTGAGTGATTCTCTGACATGGAGAGAATTTCACTATATTCAG agCAAGCTAGGAATTGTTTCCCTTCTGCTGGGTACAATACATGCATTGATTTTTGCCTGGAATAAATGGGTAGATATAAAACAATTTATATGGCATACACCTCCAACTTTTATGATAGCTGTTTTCCTTCCAATTGTTGTCCTGATATGCAAAGTCATACTACTCCTGCCGTGCTTGAGGAAGAAGATACTGAAGATTAGACATGGTTGGGAAGATGTCaccaaaattaataaaactgagaTGTCTTCTCAGTTGTAG